One genomic region from Metallosphaera tengchongensis encodes:
- a CDS encoding hydantoinase/oxoprolinase family protein, protein MLTVSVDVGGTFTDIVGVDERGNFFTYKGPTTPENPEVGVIQGLASFKGVRYLVHATTLATNAILGQMRLNLPKVALLTTKGFRDVIEIGRQTRPELYNLFFRKPVPLVPRDMRFEIEERISASGDVLTPMSELTVEEGLKAAKERGASVIAISFLHSYLNPSHERRAKEISLKYFQYVSTSYEVCPIPREYERTSTTVLNSLLMPVIRRYLTSLEEGLRQFGNPTIYVMASSGGLIDVNETVERPVQIIESGPAAGIIGTSILSRIMGIPNSIGFDMGGTTAKAGTIFDYRVEVTQDYEVGGRTHHGRLVKGTGYPVKFPFVDLAEVSAGGGTVIWRDEGGGLRVGPLSSGADPGPMCYGKGGDRPTLTDANLVLGRIPDVISGDLKLDPNLSLRGLRELGDPVEVSVESVSLATLEMARAIRLVTVERGHDPSGFTLFAFGGAGPQFAVDLAEEIGITRVVIPPFPGLFSALGMLFADRKFEASMSYPKDLERGFEELERNLKSKHPDASNFLRYAEVRYEGQGWELTIPVNDPEKVEEEFQRVHNSVYGFVMDRPIEVVTIRSFAISPGLPLSLPSPPRSGTPEVKWREAFLENWVNVRVMKREQLPVGYVVEGPAILEEYSSTVIVKDGWKARVHETGSLILEEE, encoded by the coding sequence ATGTTAACCGTCTCCGTAGACGTTGGTGGCACATTTACAGATATAGTAGGCGTAGACGAAAGAGGCAATTTCTTCACGTATAAGGGTCCGACTACTCCGGAGAACCCAGAGGTTGGCGTAATTCAGGGTTTAGCAAGTTTCAAAGGGGTTAGGTACCTCGTCCACGCCACTACCTTAGCTACCAACGCCATTCTGGGGCAAATGAGATTGAACCTGCCTAAAGTCGCACTTCTGACCACCAAGGGCTTCAGAGATGTAATAGAAATAGGGAGGCAGACTAGACCTGAGCTTTACAACCTTTTCTTTAGAAAACCAGTCCCGCTTGTACCTAGGGACATGAGGTTCGAAATCGAGGAGAGGATCTCAGCCTCTGGGGATGTACTGACCCCCATGTCCGAGCTCACCGTGGAGGAGGGCCTCAAGGCTGCTAAGGAGAGGGGAGCGTCCGTCATAGCCATATCCTTCCTGCACTCCTATCTGAATCCCTCCCACGAGAGGAGAGCGAAGGAGATTTCCCTGAAGTACTTCCAATACGTGTCTACCTCCTACGAGGTATGCCCAATTCCAAGGGAGTACGAGAGAACCTCGACTACAGTTTTGAACTCATTGTTGATGCCCGTAATTAGGAGGTACCTAACGTCCCTTGAAGAGGGTTTGAGACAGTTTGGAAATCCGACCATTTACGTCATGGCAAGTTCAGGGGGTCTCATAGACGTGAACGAAACCGTGGAGAGACCCGTTCAAATTATTGAGTCCGGGCCAGCAGCTGGAATTATAGGAACTTCCATCTTATCCAGGATCATGGGCATTCCCAACTCGATAGGTTTCGATATGGGAGGTACTACAGCCAAGGCTGGAACCATTTTTGATTATCGTGTGGAGGTGACCCAGGACTACGAGGTGGGCGGCAGGACACATCACGGGAGGTTAGTTAAGGGGACAGGGTATCCTGTGAAGTTTCCATTCGTTGATTTAGCTGAGGTATCTGCAGGCGGAGGGACTGTGATTTGGAGGGATGAGGGAGGGGGTTTGAGGGTAGGTCCCCTTAGTTCAGGTGCAGACCCAGGCCCAATGTGTTACGGTAAGGGGGGCGATAGGCCGACCCTCACGGACGCCAACCTAGTCTTGGGTAGGATACCCGATGTCATCTCTGGAGACCTTAAGTTAGATCCAAACCTCTCCCTAAGGGGATTAAGAGAGCTGGGGGATCCAGTTGAGGTCTCCGTGGAATCGGTCTCCTTGGCTACCCTTGAGATGGCCAGGGCAATCAGACTAGTTACTGTGGAAAGGGGTCACGATCCTTCCGGGTTCACTCTCTTTGCCTTCGGGGGTGCAGGACCCCAGTTCGCAGTTGATCTAGCTGAGGAGATTGGGATCACTAGGGTCGTTATCCCACCGTTCCCGGGCCTGTTCAGCGCTCTGGGTATGCTCTTCGCTGACCGAAAATTTGAGGCCTCCATGTCCTACCCAAAGGACTTGGAGAGAGGTTTCGAAGAACTGGAGAGAAACCTAAAGAGCAAACACCCGGATGCGTCCAACTTCTTGAGATACGCTGAAGTGAGATATGAGGGCCAAGGGTGGGAACTTACTATACCTGTTAACGACCCCGAAAAGGTGGAGGAGGAGTTCCAAAGAGTCCATAACTCAGTTTACGGTTTCGTAATGGATAGACCTATCGAGGTAGTGACCATAAGGAGCTTTGCCATATCCCCAGGGTTGCCACTATCTCTCCCCTCCCCACCTAGATCAGGTACCCCTGAGGTAAAGTGGAGGGAAGCGTTCCTAGAAAACTGGGTGAATGTGAGGGTTATGAAAAGGGAACAGTTACCGGTAGGTTATGTAGTGGAAGGACCTGCTATCCTTGAGGAATATAGTTCAACGGTGATAGTAAAGGATGGATGGAAGGCTAGGGTTCACGAGACCGGATCTCTAATCTTGGAGGAGGAGTGA